The Candidatus Neomarinimicrobiota bacterium genome has a segment encoding these proteins:
- a CDS encoding alpha-galactosidase, giving the protein MKTISIKKFTPVFTINGIEHRFENLPLKPGTVISGDMVLKLWEDHKAIRFSLSQKNGKTYSLDKVHYKFSVPLRNFGKILIPDSGRFFMEKFFPRQVWSFKFTSTGRALANPYFCLLNAHEKVDFGFGLLGKIYESEFHFHSPGANKKNSLTVHGGVANAKLSWSVKFPLWDMPVGEVSVFEDGIYQSAGEENWFENLREYGRIYQDYHNLKYTIQDEGFRPALCTWRIINSDNMTHDWILDTARGAKELGMKALIFDDGWYGIGLDGQSLKGDMGDWPITIKGKFDDIRETVRAVKDIGIAPILWFCPIGIGPYAKSKPKVKHLLTHVNQELYTCSARFHTLCVRSPEAREVMVENLLKLISYGAEGIKSDLFDYMPDAACDSTEHSHDCDTTSEGLRRTFKLLFDEAMKAKPNLIYSEKNNYGNVELATDGSHVRGGDSPFDENINTHRSIYPAAYMPIVHNDYLAFSNFEEPEKLAIMLMKQITTGVPNFSINVQKISLRHAKILKAWLSFFDDHLDLYKKGDFKPQNSVMDTFQRVNDQKAFISVFATGREIKWVDRPHVFVLNTTEYDDLYLSASQKGTYRRTLYNHRLEMISTSDVQLPEGKIKAPSAGLAHYEKIGASS; this is encoded by the coding sequence ATGAAAACAATCTCCATAAAAAAGTTCACTCCAGTTTTTACCATTAATGGCATAGAGCATCGCTTCGAAAATTTACCCCTGAAACCGGGTACTGTCATATCAGGAGATATGGTATTAAAATTATGGGAAGATCACAAAGCTATTCGATTCTCACTTAGCCAAAAGAATGGAAAGACTTACTCTCTTGATAAAGTGCATTACAAGTTTAGTGTCCCCCTAAGAAACTTCGGGAAAATACTTATTCCTGATTCAGGTCGTTTCTTTATGGAAAAATTCTTCCCTCGGCAAGTTTGGAGTTTCAAGTTTACTTCAACGGGTCGAGCTCTGGCAAATCCCTATTTCTGTCTACTTAACGCTCATGAAAAAGTAGATTTTGGCTTTGGGTTACTTGGGAAAATCTATGAATCAGAATTTCATTTCCATAGCCCCGGCGCAAACAAGAAAAATAGCCTCACGGTTCACGGTGGAGTGGCCAATGCTAAATTAAGCTGGAGTGTGAAATTTCCTCTGTGGGATATGCCGGTTGGAGAAGTAAGTGTTTTTGAGGATGGAATCTATCAGTCAGCTGGCGAAGAAAATTGGTTTGAAAATCTTCGTGAATATGGCCGGATTTATCAGGACTATCATAATCTTAAATATACAATTCAGGATGAAGGTTTCCGGCCTGCTCTGTGTACCTGGAGGATTATTAATTCGGACAATATGACCCATGATTGGATTCTTGATACTGCCCGAGGTGCTAAAGAGTTAGGCATGAAAGCGTTGATCTTTGATGATGGTTGGTACGGAATTGGTTTGGATGGCCAAAGTTTAAAAGGTGATATGGGTGATTGGCCTATTACCATTAAAGGGAAATTTGATGATATTAGGGAAACCGTTAGAGCTGTCAAAGACATTGGGATTGCCCCAATATTATGGTTCTGTCCCATTGGAATTGGTCCATACGCAAAATCGAAACCAAAAGTAAAGCATTTACTTACTCATGTGAACCAAGAACTTTACACCTGCAGCGCTCGTTTTCATACCCTTTGTGTACGAAGTCCTGAAGCCCGGGAAGTGATGGTCGAAAATCTACTCAAGCTTATTTCCTATGGTGCTGAAGGTATAAAAAGTGATCTATTTGATTATATGCCCGATGCTGCTTGCGATTCGACAGAACACAGTCACGATTGTGATACAACCAGCGAAGGGCTGCGCCGCACCTTTAAATTGTTATTTGATGAAGCCATGAAGGCCAAGCCGAATCTTATTTATAGTGAGAAAAATAACTATGGAAACGTAGAATTGGCCACGGATGGTAGTCATGTACGCGGTGGTGATTCGCCCTTTGATGAGAATATTAATACCCATCGTAGTATTTATCCGGCGGCCTATATGCCTATTGTTCATAACGACTATCTGGCATTCTCAAATTTTGAGGAACCTGAAAAATTAGCCATTATGCTGATGAAGCAAATTACAACCGGTGTTCCTAATTTCTCGATTAATGTCCAAAAGATTAGTCTTAGACATGCCAAAATTTTAAAAGCCTGGCTCAGTTTTTTTGATGATCATCTCGACCTGTATAAGAAGGGTGATTTTAAACCTCAGAATTCAGTCATGGATACCTTTCAGAGAGTCAATGACCAAAAGGCATTTATCAGCGTTTTTGCCACGGGGCGTGAGATCAAGTGGGTCGATCGACCCCATGTGTTTGTGCTTAATACCACTGAATATGATGACCTCTACCTGTCAGCCTCTCAAAAGGGTACCTATCGAAGGACTCTCTATAATCACCGTTTAGAAATGATCAGTACCTCTGATGTACAATTGCCTGAGGGTAAAATTAAAGCTCCCTCAGCTGGCCTAGCCCACTATGAAAAGATTGGTGCCTCATCATGA
- a CDS encoding sugar phosphate nucleotidyltransferase, whose translation MITKSLIVLAGGLSSRMKSKRGDDQTNINDIREAEKKDKGVIGVGPAGRPLLDYLLWNARQAGFEEVVLVTRSENSGIKAHYGKADHNNDFHGLDISYAIQHIPEDRVKPFGTSDALLQAMDQYPGFMDKSFVVCNSDNLYSAKALEQIRKFQSRNAWVDYNRDKLGFAPERIAGFAVTSIDADNYLLDIIEKPNSEQVASVSDAHGRVGVSMNLWKLSGPQIYSFLKDCPVSLERDEKELPQAILAMARSNAKSVQALKMEEVVPDLTEKKDIARVREFLFKEYGEELCW comes from the coding sequence ATGATTACTAAAAGCCTAATCGTTCTTGCCGGTGGTCTTTCTTCTCGGATGAAATCAAAGCGTGGTGATGATCAAACTAATATTAATGATATTCGCGAAGCAGAGAAAAAAGATAAGGGGGTTATTGGAGTTGGACCGGCCGGTAGACCATTACTGGACTATCTGCTCTGGAATGCTCGTCAGGCAGGATTTGAAGAAGTTGTTTTGGTGACACGCTCAGAAAATTCTGGCATAAAAGCACACTATGGCAAAGCCGATCACAACAATGATTTCCATGGGTTAGATATCTCCTATGCCATTCAGCATATTCCTGAAGATAGAGTGAAACCTTTTGGCACATCAGATGCTCTGTTACAGGCGATGGATCAGTATCCGGGGTTTATGGATAAAAGTTTTGTGGTTTGCAATTCTGATAATCTATACTCAGCAAAAGCGCTGGAGCAAATTCGGAAATTTCAGAGTCGCAATGCCTGGGTAGATTACAATCGGGATAAGTTAGGTTTTGCCCCAGAACGTATCGCTGGGTTTGCTGTCACCAGTATTGATGCAGATAACTATTTATTGGATATTATAGAAAAGCCAAATTCTGAACAGGTCGCCAGTGTAAGTGATGCCCATGGTAGGGTAGGTGTAAGTATGAATCTTTGGAAATTATCAGGTCCGCAGATCTATTCCTTCCTGAAAGATTGCCCTGTGAGTCTGGAGCGAGATGAAAAGGAATTGCCTCAGGCCATTTTAGCAATGGCGCGTTCCAATGCTAAATCGGTTCAAGCATTAAAAATGGAAGAGGTCGTACCTGACTTAACTGAAAAAAAAGATATTGCCCGCGTTCGTGAATTTTTATTTAAGGAATATGGAGAAGAGCTATGCTGGTAA
- a CDS encoding sodium:solute symporter family protein — protein MAILDWGIVGGYLLLSLGVGLYFTRRASSSLDDYFVAGRSLPWWLAGTSIVATTFSSDTPLMVAGMVRDSGIYENWFWWSAAFGSLISVYFFSKLWKRSGVRTDIEFIALRYEGKGAVYLRYFLALYKGIFFNMFILTSVTLAVGKLFGVILHLSPEPLITLPILGPITPSLALIVGLATMTFFYTILSGLYGVVYTDLLQFVLAMVGAISLAWLAWADAASTGVSVVERLSASPGFRPEMLNFFPSFENFDLKVLTFVVYLGVLWWGMAPGYAYQIQRLLACKTEKDALLANLWYSVLHYAVRSWPWIIVGVLSVIYFPDLVDSEKAYPMMIDKFMPVGLKGIMIASLLAAYMSTINTLLNWGSSYVINDFIRPRNPELTEKKAIFYGRVTGGLLAVLMLFFVTRLNSILGIYKYVTLMESGAAIILVLRWYWWRVNAWTEISALAASLIVANFLQLWSVTAPPLEGYDGMFPVRILITTVAAAIVWISVMIYTTTEPSAHVIEFYKKLRIGGNGWKRVFESLPDFQPYAHSFKNDVMAYFASLIVIFGFLYGVGQLLFGETWSGYIALGVVFMSAVYLWKALDKITVSVDEH, from the coding sequence ATGGCTATACTTGATTGGGGAATCGTAGGCGGATATTTACTTCTATCACTAGGTGTGGGACTGTATTTCACAAGAAGAGCTTCTAGCAGCTTAGATGACTATTTTGTGGCAGGTAGAAGTTTGCCTTGGTGGTTAGCTGGAACCAGCATTGTAGCCACTACTTTTAGCTCAGATACACCTCTCATGGTAGCGGGGATGGTACGTGACAGCGGAATTTATGAGAATTGGTTCTGGTGGTCGGCCGCCTTTGGAAGCTTAATTTCGGTTTACTTTTTCTCGAAATTGTGGAAGCGGTCTGGGGTTAGAACTGATATCGAATTTATCGCATTGCGCTATGAAGGGAAAGGTGCTGTTTACCTGAGATATTTCCTCGCCCTATATAAAGGAATCTTCTTTAACATGTTTATTCTGACATCTGTAACACTAGCCGTCGGAAAGCTTTTTGGCGTTATCCTCCACTTGAGTCCGGAGCCTCTTATTACCCTACCCATCCTTGGACCTATCACTCCATCATTGGCATTGATAGTCGGTCTAGCCACAATGACTTTTTTCTATACGATCTTATCTGGACTATACGGTGTTGTCTACACTGATCTACTCCAGTTTGTTCTGGCCATGGTTGGGGCGATTAGTTTGGCCTGGTTGGCCTGGGCCGATGCAGCATCTACTGGCGTGAGTGTTGTGGAGCGCTTATCCGCGAGTCCGGGTTTTAGACCCGAGATGTTGAATTTTTTCCCCAGTTTTGAAAATTTCGATTTAAAAGTGCTTACCTTTGTCGTGTATTTGGGTGTGCTCTGGTGGGGCATGGCACCTGGGTATGCCTATCAAATTCAGCGACTTCTGGCCTGTAAAACTGAAAAAGATGCCCTCTTAGCTAACTTGTGGTATAGTGTTTTGCATTATGCTGTGCGGAGTTGGCCATGGATCATTGTTGGTGTGCTGAGTGTCATCTATTTTCCCGACCTGGTTGATTCTGAAAAGGCATATCCAATGATGATCGATAAGTTTATGCCGGTTGGTCTGAAAGGGATTATGATAGCCAGTTTATTAGCGGCCTATATGAGTACCATAAATACCTTACTCAATTGGGGCTCATCTTATGTGATAAATGATTTTATCAGACCGCGAAATCCTGAGCTAACCGAAAAAAAAGCAATTTTCTATGGCCGTGTTACCGGGGGTCTACTAGCCGTGCTAATGCTCTTTTTTGTAACACGCTTAAACAGTATTCTAGGTATTTATAAATACGTCACGCTCATGGAGTCAGGAGCTGCAATTATTCTGGTACTTCGTTGGTATTGGTGGAGGGTCAATGCCTGGACAGAAATATCAGCATTGGCTGCATCACTTATTGTTGCAAATTTTCTACAGCTTTGGTCAGTAACTGCCCCGCCACTTGAGGGCTATGATGGGATGTTTCCCGTAAGAATTTTGATCACAACTGTGGCCGCAGCTATCGTGTGGATCAGCGTTATGATTTATACGACAACTGAACCCAGTGCCCATGTAATCGAATTTTATAAAAAATTGCGGATCGGTGGAAATGGCTGGAAACGAGTATTCGAGTCTCTACCAGATTTTCAACCCTATGCCCATAGTTTTAAAAATGATGTGATGGCATATTTTGCGTCTCTGATTGTTATTTTTGGGTTCCTGTATGGTGTTGGGCAGCTTCTGTTTGGCGAGACATGGTCTGGCTATATTGCCCTGGGAGTTGTATTTATGAGTGCTGTGTATTTATGGAAGGCTCTTGATAAGATCACAGTTTCTGTCGACGAGCACTGA
- a CDS encoding metallophosphoesterase: MLQRTSVFVLLTLVFAFSVNGQNMTKGPYLADPQLGSISIRWELDQENTGKVYYGQNSKLKHKVKARLLGKVSGHYLYEAKLTDLLLDATYKYQVKIGRKKGDVYTFQAPPDAQASCSFAISGDSRSHPKIFSQIVAGISNSDPDFVISMGDLVENGGNFEQWDKFYFGPAEKLIAERPFISTLGDHEGSGDDGALFNHYLFPELEYEKLWYSFDYGMVHFVSLDYRHADSEKMQDWFRQDMAASKGKWNVVFMHRPTYNLGGHRSFWGNPDWPDLFREYRVDVVFGGHSHIYERFYPVYSGEQNSWTITYITTGGSGAGLYEAIQHPVLAYAKSTNHYADVKVSAESFELQVYEIDGTPMDSLVITKNANGTQADDYLASARSRRELDIMGVFAGPISWSLDSPPLFHRPANKEFNLNAGSISEPIKFKLRLSETSLPNYKMEPYVGELIPGQNLEILLKIWGKSDLKVSGWGQIDPPFRIIAEYEQDKIKGAVQGKSLRMRSWGE; encoded by the coding sequence ATGTTACAACGTACATCTGTTTTCGTATTGTTGACATTGGTGTTTGCTTTTTCAGTTAATGGACAGAATATGACCAAGGGTCCTTATCTAGCAGATCCACAACTTGGCAGTATTTCAATTCGCTGGGAGCTTGACCAGGAAAATACAGGTAAAGTCTATTATGGTCAGAACTCAAAACTAAAACACAAAGTGAAAGCCAGGTTATTGGGCAAGGTCTCTGGTCACTACTTGTATGAAGCAAAGCTCACAGACCTTTTGCTTGATGCAACATATAAATATCAAGTAAAAATTGGGCGAAAAAAAGGAGATGTATATACTTTTCAGGCTCCCCCAGATGCGCAGGCTAGTTGCAGCTTTGCCATTTCAGGTGATAGCCGCTCCCACCCTAAGATATTTTCCCAAATTGTAGCCGGTATCTCAAACTCTGATCCTGATTTTGTGATAAGCATGGGGGATCTTGTGGAGAACGGTGGAAATTTTGAGCAATGGGATAAGTTTTATTTTGGCCCTGCTGAAAAACTTATAGCAGAGCGCCCCTTTATTTCTACTCTTGGTGATCATGAGGGGAGTGGCGATGATGGAGCGCTCTTTAATCACTATCTTTTTCCTGAACTTGAATATGAGAAACTATGGTATTCATTTGATTATGGGATGGTCCATTTTGTTTCTCTGGATTACCGCCACGCAGACTCAGAAAAGATGCAGGATTGGTTCAGGCAAGATATGGCGGCATCGAAGGGGAAGTGGAATGTCGTTTTTATGCATAGACCAACCTACAACCTAGGGGGACACCGGTCCTTCTGGGGTAATCCTGATTGGCCTGATTTGTTTCGCGAATACAGGGTTGATGTTGTTTTTGGAGGTCATTCTCATATTTATGAACGGTTTTATCCTGTTTACAGTGGTGAGCAGAACAGCTGGACGATTACTTACATAACCACAGGGGGGTCAGGAGCGGGTCTCTATGAAGCGATACAACATCCTGTTTTAGCTTACGCCAAATCTACAAACCATTATGCAGATGTTAAAGTGAGTGCAGAAAGTTTTGAGTTACAGGTATATGAAATTGACGGTACGCCTATGGATTCGCTTGTAATTACTAAAAATGCAAATGGTACACAAGCTGATGACTATTTGGCTTCTGCACGATCCAGGAGAGAGCTAGATATTATGGGGGTCTTTGCTGGCCCCATATCCTGGTCGCTGGATTCACCACCCCTATTTCATCGGCCTGCCAATAAGGAATTCAATTTGAATGCAGGTTCTATATCTGAACCGATAAAGTTTAAGTTGCGGCTCTCTGAGACATCATTGCCGAACTACAAGATGGAGCCGTATGTGGGTGAACTGATCCCAGGTCAAAACCTGGAAATACTGCTTAAGATATGGGGTAAGTCTGATCTGAAAGTTTCAGGTTGGGGGCAAATAGATCCACCTTTTCGAATTATTGCAGAATATGAGCAAGATAAAATCAAAGGCGCTGTCCAGGGCAAATCACTCAGAATGAGAAGTTGGGGGGAATAA
- a CDS encoding ROK family protein: MTNINHIRFSSRHGEVVKYLFYNDNTTLRDLSHLLQITFPTASKLIEDLLQANFVIIHEESRSSGGRRAAQYQLNAEAGYIICVDAGRLNTKLAIMDLNRNVVANRHFRSRVFQHENGFLPLMVENIEEMKAELDIPNEKYIGMGIGIPGFVNSDLGISYSFLNFYDKPIRDVLEDAFKLPVVISNDVNLMAYAESKFGAAIDQSDALVINLGWGIGLGLILDGAVYLGADGFAGEFGHIQVREDGEQCHCGKYGCLETVASGEAIAKEAIRRLQDGEKSLLIDDFQEDPKNISARKIVTAAQAGDEFSINLLHESGTAIGKTLAMVLQILNPKTIILGGKHSKAGALLTNSIQQSLLRNTNPKIGSNISIQNSTLGENSNILGAASMVMEKINYAGILQRNMAINISGKNL, translated from the coding sequence ATGACAAACATTAATCATATCCGGTTCTCATCTCGCCATGGGGAAGTTGTAAAGTACTTGTTTTATAACGATAATACGACGTTGCGAGATCTCTCACATCTGCTTCAAATCACTTTTCCAACCGCTTCAAAACTAATTGAGGATTTGTTGCAGGCCAACTTTGTGATCATTCATGAAGAGAGTCGGTCAAGTGGTGGCCGTAGAGCTGCTCAATATCAACTCAATGCAGAAGCTGGTTACATCATCTGCGTTGATGCAGGGCGGTTAAATACAAAATTGGCAATCATGGATTTAAATCGAAATGTGGTGGCAAATAGGCACTTTCGAAGTAGGGTATTTCAACATGAAAATGGGTTTTTGCCGCTCATGGTTGAAAATATTGAAGAGATGAAGGCGGAATTAGATATTCCAAATGAGAAATACATTGGCATGGGCATTGGCATTCCAGGCTTTGTAAATTCGGATCTGGGGATCAGTTACTCTTTTTTGAATTTTTATGATAAACCAATCAGGGATGTTCTTGAAGATGCCTTTAAACTTCCAGTGGTTATTTCAAATGACGTTAACCTGATGGCTTATGCAGAATCTAAGTTTGGAGCTGCAATAGATCAGAGCGATGCGCTGGTTATAAATCTAGGATGGGGTATTGGCTTGGGTTTGATTCTTGATGGGGCTGTCTATCTGGGAGCGGATGGTTTCGCTGGTGAATTTGGGCATATTCAGGTTAGAGAAGATGGCGAACAATGTCACTGTGGGAAATACGGTTGTTTAGAGACAGTTGCATCAGGAGAAGCTATTGCCAAGGAGGCAATTCGCAGGTTGCAAGACGGTGAGAAATCTTTACTCATTGATGACTTTCAAGAAGACCCTAAAAATATATCCGCAAGAAAAATTGTAACAGCTGCACAGGCAGGAGATGAGTTCTCAATAAATTTGCTGCACGAATCTGGCACTGCTATTGGCAAGACGCTTGCCATGGTATTACAAATTCTGAATCCAAAGACAATTATACTGGGTGGTAAACATTCAAAAGCAGGCGCATTGTTAACTAATTCGATTCAGCAGAGCCTCCTCAGGAATACAAATCCCAAAATTGGTAGCAATATTTCTATCCAGAATTCCACACTCGGAGAAAATTCAAACATCCTGGGAGCAGCTTCAATGGTCATGGAGAAAATTAATTATGCTGGAATATTGCAAAGGAATATGGCAATAAATATTTCTGGAAAAAATTTGTAA
- a CDS encoding DUF4832 domain-containing protein, whose translation MTLGLTGQTFTDYTYTPTNELFLNPERGLSAYKSSAVSVTYANMLRAGGLTVAQRIYNVEAFRSDSLSSIFLSRVHNDLTAAREGGIKLVMRYSYTDNQNGEDASLAWIQTHIEQLGSVWAENADAIAYIEAGFIGAWGEWYYSSNDLANTNDRRAVLYSELAALPDNRMVVVRTPGYKKAIFGTNDPLSPDSAFSESYRARTGAHNDCFLASSTDYGTYDDIEADKTYLNLDNRYVPQGGETCNPSAYSGCENALVDLARMRWSILNRDYHPDVLNGWEDNGCWDEIQRRLGYRFQLINSQLQNEVKPGGILETEFTIFNEGFASPYNPRNCELVIRNQTSGIEYTLLSGVDPRWWMAGENATINITGGIPVDIPEGNYDLFLHLSDPVPALRYRPEFAIHLANEGVWEDETGYNDLGHVLAISSSAAGESYSGDLLFGIISPTTVIKTPEILKPGSFEILKGFPNPFNGSFTLEFKVLEEVPVIFEVYNQLGQQVTVISNEEYFPGQYSVQWHPDETIPSGLYYIRAGSYQEFTIQKAIYLK comes from the coding sequence ATGACCCTCGGATTAACCGGACAAACATTCACCGATTACACATATACACCTACGAATGAACTGTTTTTAAATCCCGAGCGAGGTCTCTCAGCCTACAAGAGTAGCGCCGTATCGGTTACCTATGCAAACATGCTGAGAGCGGGGGGCTTAACCGTCGCTCAACGTATCTACAATGTTGAAGCTTTTCGTTCAGATAGTTTGTCTTCAATATTTTTAAGTAGGGTCCATAATGATCTAACTGCTGCCAGGGAAGGTGGTATTAAGCTGGTCATGCGATACAGTTATACCGATAACCAGAATGGTGAAGATGCCTCCCTAGCCTGGATCCAGACTCATATCGAACAGTTAGGATCTGTTTGGGCAGAAAATGCTGATGCTATTGCCTATATCGAAGCTGGCTTCATTGGTGCCTGGGGCGAATGGTACTATTCGAGTAATGACCTGGCCAATACAAATGACCGTCGAGCGGTCCTGTACAGTGAATTGGCAGCATTACCTGATAATCGAATGGTGGTTGTGCGTACTCCAGGGTACAAGAAGGCTATCTTCGGGACAAACGATCCTTTGTCTCCTGATTCAGCATTTTCAGAATCATATCGAGCTAGAACCGGTGCCCATAATGATTGCTTCCTGGCAAGTTCAACTGATTATGGAACCTATGATGATATCGAAGCTGATAAAACGTATCTTAATCTAGACAATCGTTATGTTCCACAGGGGGGCGAGACCTGTAATCCCAGTGCTTACTCCGGGTGTGAAAACGCCCTTGTGGATTTAGCTCGTATGCGCTGGTCTATTTTAAATCGCGACTATCATCCTGATGTTCTAAATGGTTGGGAGGATAATGGTTGTTGGGATGAGATTCAACGACGTTTGGGTTACCGTTTTCAACTGATTAACTCTCAACTCCAAAATGAAGTCAAACCAGGTGGAATTCTTGAGACTGAATTTACCATTTTTAATGAGGGCTTTGCCAGTCCCTACAATCCCAGAAATTGTGAACTGGTCATTCGCAACCAAACCTCTGGAATAGAATATACACTTTTAAGTGGAGTAGATCCCAGGTGGTGGATGGCTGGTGAAAATGCCACAATAAACATAACAGGTGGTATTCCTGTTGACATCCCTGAAGGAAATTACGACTTATTCCTTCATCTGTCAGATCCAGTGCCCGCCCTTCGCTATCGCCCGGAATTTGCGATTCATCTGGCAAATGAGGGGGTTTGGGAGGACGAAACCGGATATAATGATTTGGGGCATGTACTGGCAATTTCCAGCAGTGCTGCAGGAGAAAGCTATTCCGGTGACCTTTTATTTGGAATTATATCTCCAACTACAGTTATCAAAACACCTGAAATCCTGAAGCCAGGTTCTTTCGAAATACTAAAGGGTTTTCCTAATCCATTCAATGGTAGTTTTACCCTTGAGTTTAAAGTGCTGGAGGAAGTCCCAGTGATATTTGAGGTCTATAATCAACTCGGGCAACAGGTCACAGTGATCTCGAACGAAGAATATTTCCCCGGTCAGTACAGTGTTCAATGGCATCCAGATGAAACAATTCCAAGTGGCCTTTATTATATCCGGGCTGGATCCTATCAAGAATTTACAATTCAAAAAGCGATTTATCTGAAATAG
- a CDS encoding PorV/PorQ family protein, which produces MLKTGRILVIGLLFMLALPQNVWAVKKLAQTGFKWLSIPVGARAMGMGSAVTTMDGDLTTVFWNPAGMAHIPNSGFSISNVSWIADINHIASSLGYKLNDRLVLSAQMISVNYGTLNATIRANNDDGYVDIGTFSPTGISAGIGLAAAISDKFSVGSVIKYCYENLGTAYTTDDFSEGEIVAIDAALGVPAFDIGTLFYPGYGDLRIGMTLTNFSQEEGYIAESFPLPLTFKLGAAMDIFTAMGRDKNQQMTVYFDLIHPRDYTERIHLGAEYELNQMIALRAGYKLNYDEENFSLGVGFKHHVGNLGFQFDYAYNNFITFNPVHVFTLGLSIN; this is translated from the coding sequence ATGCTAAAAACCGGGAGAATACTGGTCATCGGGTTGCTATTTATGTTGGCACTACCTCAGAATGTCTGGGCTGTAAAAAAATTAGCACAAACGGGCTTTAAGTGGCTTTCCATTCCTGTCGGGGCACGTGCCATGGGCATGGGATCAGCCGTGACGACTATGGATGGTGACTTAACTACAGTTTTCTGGAATCCAGCAGGGATGGCCCATATCCCAAATTCCGGGTTTAGTATTTCCAATGTATCCTGGATTGCGGATATCAATCATATAGCCAGCAGTTTAGGGTACAAACTGAATGATCGTCTCGTGTTGTCTGCTCAGATGATTAGCGTCAATTATGGAACCCTCAACGCAACAATTCGAGCCAATAACGACGATGGATATGTGGATATAGGCACGTTTTCACCAACGGGTATTTCTGCGGGAATTGGCTTGGCAGCGGCAATCAGTGATAAATTTTCTGTAGGTAGTGTCATAAAGTACTGCTATGAGAATCTTGGGACAGCATACACCACTGATGATTTCTCTGAAGGTGAAATTGTAGCAATAGATGCAGCACTTGGTGTACCTGCCTTTGATATTGGGACTTTGTTTTATCCTGGGTATGGAGATTTGCGGATTGGAATGACCCTGACTAATTTTTCTCAGGAAGAAGGCTATATCGCTGAATCGTTTCCGTTACCTCTCACTTTCAAGCTTGGCGCAGCCATGGATATATTTACAGCCATGGGTCGGGATAAAAACCAGCAAATGACGGTGTATTTTGACCTTATACATCCCCGAGATTATACAGAGCGAATTCATCTGGGTGCAGAGTATGAGTTAAATCAAATGATCGCGCTTAGGGCTGGTTATAAGCTTAACTATGATGAGGAAAACTTTTCATTAGGTGTTGGTTTTAAACACCATGTGGGCAACCTGGGTTTTCAGTTTGATTATGCCTACAATAATTTTATCACTTTCAATCCAGTCCATGTTTTTACACTTGGTCTGTCAATAAATTAG